From the genome of Desulfobacterales bacterium:
TAACAGGCATAAATCTATTAATCTGGATATATTTTTTAAATATTACCTACAATTTTAGAACTTCTGATATTGATTCTATAGGCGAAAAAATTAAGTTTTATCTTAATAAAGAATTTTTACTAAGCAGAATGCAAATGCAGGTATCAGCAAAAATAGGCTGTGATTTAAGGCATTTTTCATGCCCTTCCCAAATAATTTTTTCAGAAGCAGTTGCTTCCCGTCTTATAATTACTAATCATTTCAAATTAGCCCTTTTAAGCTATGACCAAATAATATCTGAGCTTTTTAAAATTTATGTAATCGATGAGGCAAATCATTTTGAGCACGCTATACGAAACGCTTTCAGTATTGAAATAAGTTCACGGGAAATAGAAAATGCTGTTGATTACTTATACGATACTTCAAAAAACATGTATGTTAGATGTCCTGCTCTTGCAAAAAAAGATATTGAAGAAATAAGTTCTTTAATATCGGAGCTTAAAAAAGAATTTATCATATTAAGAGAAGCTCTAACTCTTTTAGATCCTTTTAAAGATTCAAGTGAAACAAAAGAACTTCCTTTAGAAAGTAATGTATATAAAAATAAATCCATAAAATGGCATATATCAAGTATTGTTGAATTATCCGAAAAAATTGTTCAAACTTTTACTAAAAATAATCCAAACGAATTTTGGAAAAGCCTTAATTTACAAAATAGAACTGTAGAAAGAATAAAAACATCTATAGATGTATTATCAGAAAATTTAGACTCATTTAAACTTTTTGGAAAAAGCCTTGAGTCCAAAAATGAAGTTTTTTCTTATCAGCTGTTCCCGAAAAGCTGGAATCTTAGCTGTCAAAAAGTAGAAGTATCTGACCTCATTAAAAATAATATTTACGATAAAACTGATTCAGTAGTATATACAGCAGCCACACTCACTTATAAAAAAAGTTTTGACATATTTAAAAAAATCGTAAATATGTTTAAATCGGAAGAAGTAAAAAAAGAGTTTAAATTCAATGTTATCCCCTCCCCTTTTAATAAAAATTCTATTGAAATAATAGTTCCTAAAGATGCATGCAGCGGTAAATATGAATTTAAAGAAAAATGGCTTAATTACATCTTAAATAGAATTCCAGAACTAATAATAAAGAATAATGGCAGCACCTTGGTTCTTTTTTCAAGCTATCAAGACTTGCAAATAATTTCTGGAAAAATCTTGGAAAAAATGCAAAATTTAACATTTCCTATTTTAGTTCAGCAAAAAGGGAATTCAACTATAAATTTATGCGACGAATTTAGAACTGTTAAAGAAAGCGTTCTTTTTGGAGTTGATACTTTTTGGTATGGAGTTGATTTTAAAGGAGATACATTAACACAAGTTATTATTACGAGAATCCCCTACCCTTCGCCTGGAGAACCAATACAAAAAG
Proteins encoded in this window:
- a CDS encoding DEAD/DEAH box helicase — encoded protein: MLNLYDEQLKKIGIIYAHCGLNEYNSNRIYSISAATIDFNEKVDRFNSLINYPIITEREKYYSNIAKDKLASAPDIKKVKKSLGKFLDGIDVLLAFDNLNTISDIENIFSGKRFIDLCFASEFFMPFLEAHSPKRICEYLYNTPRTKISFSSEEMVDISIELIKHICGTILNDRIYPRAQAIRYYLEKTDTLFGTFFITFTSNFNKYFECLLSPCSSSNSSNWKKFLERGKPVQRKKNETKNPYKKISTDYLENLYKNLSDSVQGFKYRPSQIEYAKNIAETLNDNAVLCVEAGTGTGKTQGYLVPVLEFLYRNQEARAVISTYTKSLQEQVFQRELRVTKETFKMYSDIPASILKGKSSYVCAEKLDQMHENELTGINLLIWIYFLNITYNFRTSDIDSIGEKIKFYLNKEFLLSRMQMQVSAKIGCDLRHFSCPSQIIFSEAVASRLIITNHFKLALLSYDQIISELFKIYVIDEANHFEHAIRNAFSIEISSREIENAVDYLYDTSKNMYVRCPALAKKDIEEISSLISELKKEFIILREALTLLDPFKDSSETKELPLESNVYKNKSIKWHISSIVELSEKIVQTFTKNNPNEFWKSLNLQNRTVERIKTSIDVLSENLDSFKLFGKSLESKNEVFSYQLFPKSWNLSCQKVEVSDLIKNNIYDKTDSVVYTAATLTYKKSFDIFKKIVNMFKSEEVKKEFKFNVIPSPFNKNSIEIIVPKDACSGKYEFKEKWLNYILNRIPELIIKNNGSTLVLFSSYQDLQIISGKILEKMQNLTFPILVQQKGNSTINLCDEFRTVKESVLFGVDTFWYGVDFKGDTLTQVIITRIPYPSPGEPIQKARKKLMSSPEYWERYNYETFIKMKQGVGRLIRSDTDKGKVIILDSRYKDN